CAGTTGGAATACCTGTCTCAGGCAGAAATCACATAGATGTGGAAAATACTGTGGGAATGTTCATAAATACTCTGGCTGTAAGAAGTTATCCTGCAGGTGGCAAAACAATAAGAGAATATTTAGGTGAAGTAAGTAAAAATTTATTCGAGGCTATTGATAATCAGGACTACCAGTTGGATATGCTTCTCCAAAAATTAGCCATAAAAAGGAATTTAAGTAGAAATCCATTATTTGATACTATTTTTAACTCTCAGAATTACAGTGCTTCCGGCAACAATGCAAGTTCCTTCACTGTAGACAATGTAACTTTTTCACAATGCGAATGCGAAGGTACTACTGCAACATTTGATATAACCTTATATTTCGAAGAACATGAAGGCGATATTAAACTTTATGGTACCTACCGGACAAGCCTGTTCAAACATTTCACAATAGAATACCTTATGGGTGAATGTTTGAGGTTGCTCGAAGAGATAGCAAATACCCCGGAGAAACTTATAAAAGAATGTGAAGTGTTCAGTAAAGGAAGATTGGCTAAAATAGAAGATAGCGTTACTATAGATATACCTTTTGAAGAATTTAAAATAAATGAGCACTTGCAATCCATACCGGAATATTTTGAGCAACAGGTATGCAAATACAAACATAAAACTGCCATTAAGAACGGAAAATCCGAAATTAGTTACGAGGAGTTAAATTTTCAAGCAAACATGACAGCACACTACATTGACTGCTGTGAAAATGCCGAAAACAGACCTGTGGCATTGTTATTCGAGCATGGAGCCGACATGATCACCGCAATACTAAGTGTATTGAAGGCTGGAAGGATTTTTGTGCCCCTAGAGCTATCCAATCCTGAGGAAAGACTTGTATATATGCTTAAAGATTCAGGTGCAGCTGTCCTATTATGCAACGGCAATACAGAGAAACTTGCCAGAAGGTTAGTAGATTTAGGGGGTATTTCAGTTCAGATAATAAATATTGAACTTATTGATATAAATAATTCAGATGAAAATCTTGATATAAATATCTCACCCTTACAGGAAGCCTATATTTTATATACCTCAGGTTCAACAGGTAAGCCAAAAGGAGTAGTACAAAACCATAGTAACATTCTGAGATTCATGGGTACTTACATAAACAAATTACATATTAATAGCGAGGATAAACTTGTTTTACTTACCTCATACAGTCATGCAGTGGGTATAATAGATATTTTCAGTACATTACTGAGCGGAGGGACTCTCTGTATATTTGATTTAAAATCCAAAGGAAATATGAGGGATCTTGCACATCTCATAAAAAATGAGGAAATTACTATATTTCACTCAGTACCTATGGTCTATAGATATTTTACTGAAGAGCTAAGTGAAGAGAAAATGCTGAATAAAGTGCGACTGATAATATTGGGAGGAGAGGCTGTTAATAAAAGTGATGTTGAGCTTTACAGAAAGTACTTTTCTGACAGCTGTAGATTTGTTAATTTCCTTGGTGCTTCAGAAGTACTTGTTGCAACGTTTAAATTTATTGATAAAGATACCGTTATCCCAAGGGAAACAGTGTCGGCAGGCTATCCGGTTAATGAAGTGGAAGTGCTAATAATTAATGAGCATAATGAGGAAGCCAGAGTATATGAAGTTGGCGAAATTGTATATCAAAGCGAATGCCTTGCATTAAGATATTGGAATATGCCGGAATTGACAGATTCCGTATTCATTGCAAATCCACTCACCGGAGATGGCAGAGTATATAAAAGCGGAGACCTGGGACGAATCTTGCCTGATGGTAGTTTGGAATACATAGGTAGAAATGATAATCAGGTGAAAATAAGAGGACTACGGGTTGAATTAAATGAAATAGAAGCCATAATGGATACATTTGACGGCATAGAAAAAAGCATTGTTAACGCATATAAAAAATCTGATGGCGACAGCTATCTGGCAGCTTATTTTATAACACGGGAAGGTGTAAATTTAGATGGGAGGGAGATAAGGGAATTATTAAAAAGAAAATTACCTGAGTACATGATTCCTTCGTACTATATAAAACTTGAAAAATTACCGGTTACTGTAACCGGCAAGATAGATAGAAAGGTATTGCCTGAACCCAATGACGCTGTACCTGCAACAGAGGAATATTCAGCTCCTACCAATTCAATAGAAGAAGAGCTGATAGCTATTTGGGAGGACGAACTGGGGAAAAAAGGTATCGGTATAAATCACAATTTCTTTGAGAGTGGCGGAACGTCTTTAAAAATTTTAAGGGTACATTCCAAATTGGACAAAATATACCCCGGAGCCACAACTGTAACAGATTTATTCTCATATCCTACTATTTCGAAATTGGCTTCCTATATTCATAGTAGCCAGAATATTATAACAAAATATGAGAAGGAAAAGACTGAGATTAGTTATGAAAAGGAAGTAAGTAATATTTTCAGCCAGCTCAAAGATGGTTCGATTAATCTTGATGAGGCAGTCAAATCACTGTTTAGAGAGGAATAAGATTTATGGAAAGGATACAAAAGTTAATAGTACAGAATGTACTATCGGGAAGTATTAGTGAAGAACAAGCATATGAAATGATTAAGGTATTAAGACAAAAAAATACAAAATCAGAAGAGCCAATAGCTGTTATAGGAATGGCGGTTAATTTACCTCAGGCAAAAGATATAAATCAATACTGGGATATTATAAGTAATAAAATCAATTGTGTATGTTCATTTCCCGAAAATAGGCGCAGAGACATAGATGATTTTCTGGAGTACCAAAAAATTGACCCATCGGACATAAAGTACAGACAAATGGCTTTTCTGGGCCAAATTGACAAATTTGATTGTGAATTTTTCAAGATTTCACCCAGAGAGGCAGGACTAATGGACCCAAATCAGAGATTATTCCTCCAAACAGCATGGAACTCAATTGAAGATGCAGGATACGGCGGAGATAGACTCAAGGGAACGAAGACAGGAGTATATGTGGGATTCCGTGGTGATTCAGAATATAAAAGATTAATATTGGATACCCAGCCTGAAGCATTTTCTATTGCCGAAGCAGGAAACCTTACCTCCGTCATTGCAAGCCGCATATCTTACATATTGGATTTAAAAGGGCCAAGTATTGTAGTAAACACCGCATGTTCTTCATCACTGGTAGCCATACATTATGCATGTCAGGGAATAAGGTCAGGTGAATGTGATATGGCAATAGCCGGGGCTGTAAAAATAATACTGGCCCCTTTTGAGTATGAAAATAAACTTGGAATTGAGTCTTCTGATTCGAGAACCAAGTCATTCGATAATAGCTCTGACGGTACCGGAGAAGGTGAAGGTGTAGCTTCCGTATTATTGAAACCTTTATCAAAGGCCTTGAAGGACGGTGATCCGATTTATGCCGTTATAAAAGGTTCTGCCATAAATCAGGACGGCAGTTCAAACGGAATAACCGCCCCCAACCCAAAAGCTCAGGCTGATGTTATAAAAATGGCCTGGAAGGATGCAAAGGTTGAACCCGAAACAATAGCTTACATAGAAGCTCACGGGACTGGTACCAAAATCGGTGATCCAATAGAAATAGACGGAATTACCAGTGCATTCAGAAGCTATACAAATAGAAACAGTTTTTGTGCCGTAAGCTCTGTAAAGACAAATTTGGGACATCTTGACACTGCTGCCGGGGTTGCAGGTTTCGTAAAGGCGGTATTGGCTTTAAAAAACAGAAAACTACCTCCCTTGGCTTCCTTTAATAGTCCTAACAAGGCATTAAACCTGATAGAATCTCCGGTTTATATTGCAGATAAACTCATGGATTGGGATACGGAAGGCTCCCCAAGAAGGTGTGGAGTCAGCTCTTATGGATTAAGTGGCACAAACTGCCACATGGTTTT
This region of Clostridium sp. BNL1100 genomic DNA includes:
- a CDS encoding non-ribosomal peptide synthetase; the protein is MSEFTNNFNNNGKSIKDIIANLEKKDIKLWVEGEALRCKAPKGVMNQDISDMIKSRKEEIIEYYRLKEIQNSLYQPIQRAEEKEYYPLSEAQKRMYFISQLDNSNLSYNMSNALCIEGNIDIKRLEEAFHSLIMRHEGLRTSFKNLDGEPVQYINSEFDFNIQYFKSEKETDDLLVDFRQPYDLAKAPLFRVGLVEQAQDKYILLMDMHHIISDGISRDILSNDLIRIYNNEILPELKIQYKDFAQWYNNILNSEVIKNQEQYWLNMFKGEIDTPDLPIDYSRTQQANYTGRQFSFTTGKELGNRLKQIAKQENTTLFCLLLAAYKIILSKSSGSEDITVGIPVSGRNHIDVENTVGMFINTLAVRSYPAGGKTIREYLGEVSKNLFEAIDNQDYQLDMLLQKLAIKRNLSRNPLFDTIFNSQNYSASGNNASSFTVDNVTFSQCECEGTTATFDITLYFEEHEGDIKLYGTYRTSLFKHFTIEYLMGECLRLLEEIANTPEKLIKECEVFSKGRLAKIEDSVTIDIPFEEFKINEHLQSIPEYFEQQVCKYKHKTAIKNGKSEISYEELNFQANMTAHYIDCCENAENRPVALLFEHGADMITAILSVLKAGRIFVPLELSNPEERLVYMLKDSGAAVLLCNGNTEKLARRLVDLGGISVQIINIELIDINNSDENLDINISPLQEAYILYTSGSTGKPKGVVQNHSNILRFMGTYINKLHINSEDKLVLLTSYSHAVGIIDIFSTLLSGGTLCIFDLKSKGNMRDLAHLIKNEEITIFHSVPMVYRYFTEELSEEKMLNKVRLIILGGEAVNKSDVELYRKYFSDSCRFVNFLGASEVLVATFKFIDKDTVIPRETVSAGYPVNEVEVLIINEHNEEARVYEVGEIVYQSECLALRYWNMPELTDSVFIANPLTGDGRVYKSGDLGRILPDGSLEYIGRNDNQVKIRGLRVELNEIEAIMDTFDGIEKSIVNAYKKSDGDSYLAAYFITREGVNLDGREIRELLKRKLPEYMIPSYYIKLEKLPVTVTGKIDRKVLPEPNDAVPATEEYSAPTNSIEEELIAIWEDELGKKGIGINHNFFESGGTSLKILRVHSKLDKIYPGATTVTDLFSYPTISKLASYIHSSQNIITKYEKEKTEISYEKEVSNIFSQLKDGSINLDEAVKSLFREE